The stretch of DNA GGAACCCGGTTCAGCAGTGGTGAAGACCAGCTTGACGTCACTAATCTTGACTGCACCTGTAGCTTGTCCCAAATTGAAGGCAAACTGAGCGGCATCATCAGAATCTTCTTCCATAGCAAAGATAAAAGCGTATTCCTTTTCCGTGGTGGTGATGTCAAACACCTTAGTGGCGTATGCACCCCAGGGGTCTACGGATTGCTGGAAAGAAACTTCAATCTCGCGAGCTACGTCAGCGCTAGCCTTAAAGGACAACTTGTACTTCATGCCCTTATCAAGAGCCACATTGTACTGAACAAGCTGCGGCTGGTAAGTTTCTTTACCAATAGTGGTAACGTCAACCGTAGCCGTGCCGCCAGCAACAGAAGTCTTTGCAGCAGAGCCACCCCAGTTTGTACCCTGACCCAGGAACCAAGAAGATGCACCGTTGCTTGTAGAAATCACGCTGCTGCTAGAGAAGTCACCATCCTTAAGAAGGTTCACTGTGGTTTCGCCTACCAATTCAAACTTGGCGACCACAGACTTTTCCTTGTCCATGGTTACGGAAATGGTTTCGGTAGAACCAGTAGCGCCACCTTCCCAACCCACAAACTTCCAGCCATCGTTGGCTTTGGCGGTGAGCTGTACAGTTGATTTTGGAGCATAATAGTTAGAGTTTGGGCTCTTTGTCACAGTACCTGCAGCAGCCGGAGATGCAGTTACATTGAGGGCAAATTCATCGGCACTGCCACCGATTTTCAGCAGGTTCTTCTTAACTTTAGCATAACCCTTTGCAGTACCCGTATTTCCAGTGTAGGATTCAATTTTCATGGAAGCAACTTCATACAGCTTACCCATCTTCATACCAGCTTTAGCCCATTCGCTGAAGTGCTTGGAAATAGAAATGGTACCCTTGGTACGATGCTGGCTCGTATTCGACGGGATGGACCAATACTGCTTAAAGGTGCTGGTACCCGAAAGAGAAGGTTGCTGAATACGGTCGGTAGTATAGAAATCGTAGCTAATACCATCGATAACGGCAGAACCCCACTTTTTACCGCCCGAGGTAGGATTGTAGCTTCCGCGATCCTGGACAATGTAGTATTCAATTTCATTGCTGAAACCATTGGGAATGTCCTGCTGGTCGTAATAGCCCCAGCCATAGACACTAACATACTTCACGTTGTCGGTGGAGCTCCATTCCACATCAAATTCGGAGGTAATATTACCCACATTCTGTACGGTAACATTGGAGTTAGACCCCCAACGCTTTCCGGTACGGGCTAACATGTTGATAGTACCCTGCCATTCAACTTCGAAAGCACCACCATTTTCGGCGCTTACGTTAAGCTTCATAGTTGCGGAACCGGCACCATTCTGGCTCCAGAGTTCGTAATCATAGCCACCGGCGCTACCCATTTTCTGGGATGTGCCATTGGAGCAGGTAACGGTCTGTCCCCAGGAAATGGAAGACGAAATGGCGGCCATGGCAAAGGCTGTTGTTAAAACTTTTTTGATACTCATATTTTTCCTCTCAGGGAGTTATTTGTACACTCTTCTAATTTATACTATTCTACATGAGTTGTTAAGCACTACTGGACCAATTCCGTTGTTGGGTTTTACAACATTCAAAAACTTTAGTTTACACTAAATAAGAACCCCATTCAAAAAAAAAACGCGTTTTTTGCTTAAATATCGCAAATACAAAAAGCCCCCGCTTCAAAAAGCAGGGACTTTTTTGCAACTTTTATTTAAAAGTTATTCTTCGGAACCATCCGTCGGAACGCCGATCTGCTGTTCCGGCTTATCATCCTTTACAACAGAGTCGTCATCCACTTCAACGCCTTCGACATGGTCGAAGGTTTCCTTGGCTTCTGCGGAATCCTGTTCGATGTCTTCGACGCTGGGCAGTGCGGTTGCATCCTGGACGGTGTCGCCATCGTTTAGACGGATGCACTTCACGCCGATTGCGCTACGGTTGGTCAAGCGGATAGTTTCAGCTTCGATACGGATGACCTGGCCTTCCTTACTGGTAATGATCAAGTCGTAGTCGTCGGCAACGCTTTCCACGAATACTGCCGGACCCGTCTTTTCCATACCATCAGCGCTGAGGTTGCGAACACCCTTGCTGCCACGCTTAGTCACGCGATAAGAAGACGGCTGAGAACGCTTACCAAAGCCCTTCTCGGTAATGGTCACGATCTTGTTGCCTTCCTTGAGCCAGATGAGAGAAATGACTTCGTCACCTTCGGCCAGGGTAATGCCCTTCACGCCGTGAGTACCGCGGCCCATGCTACGCATGCAGCTAATGGGGAACGTTACAGCCTGGCCCATCTTGGTGGCAATCATCAAGAGGTCCTTGGCGATGGGCTGTGCAGCAGTTTCGTCGGCATCTTCGGATTCGTTAGCGACCTGAGCTTCTGCAGCAGCCTGGGCTTCTGCGGTTTCGTCGTTGTCGTCACCGGCCTGAGATGCGTTGAATTCTTCGGCGCTCATGCCCACCAGCTGAACCTTCACCAATTCGTCATCTTCGTCAAGGCTAATGGCGTTGACGCCAGCCTTACGGGGACGGCTGAAGAGGGTGAGATCCATCTTGTTGACAATACCCTTCTTGGTAGCGAACACCAGGCAGAAGTAGCCACCGAACTTACGGACCGGTACAATGGCCTGAACCTTTTCGCCTTCGGTGAGACCGATAAAGTTGATAATGGGGCGACCCTTGCTGCTGCGGTTGCCTTCGGGCAGGCGATAAACCTTGGTCCAGTAGGCACGGCCCTTGTTGGTGAACACCAGCAGGTAGCTATGGGTGCTTGCGGTAAAGATCTGGTCAACGTCATCGTCGTCCTTGAGACCGGTACCTACGACACCCTTGCCACCGCGGCTCTGGGCCTTGAAGGTATCGATAGGCAAGCGCTTGATGTAACCTTCCTTACTCAAGGTAATGACCTGTTCTTCTTCGGCGATCAGGTCTTCGTAGTCATAGTCGTCAACAGCATCTTCAATGCTGGTACGGCGTTCGTCACCAATCTTAGCGACAATTGCATCCAAACGTTCAAGCAGAATAGCAATACGACGTTCGCGCTTTTCCAGGATATCCTTCAAGTCAGCAACGGTAGCCAACAGTTCGTTGTATTCCGCTTCCAACTTTTCCAAGTTCAAGCCGGTAAGCTGGGCAAGACGCATATCCACGATAGCCTGGGACTGGATTTCGTCCAAGGAGAAGCGTTCCTGCAAAGCCTGCTTTGCCGCTTCCGTGGTCTTGCTGCTCTTGATAATCTGGACCACTTCATCGATGTTCTGGGTAGCAATACGCAGGCCTTCGATAATGTGAAGACGAGCCGCAGCCTTGTTCAAGTCGAACTGAGTGGAGCGTGTAATTACATCAAGGCGATGGTCAATGTAAATCTGGATAAGGTCCTTGAGAGTCAAGACCTTAGGCAGGTTGTTCACCAAAGCCAGATTGTAGATGCTGAAGGTGGTCTGCAGCTGGGTATTCTTGAACAGGTTGTTCAGAACCACTTCTGCAACAGCATCCTTACGGAGTTCAATGACAATACGGATACCTTCGCGGTTCGTTTCGTCACGGATGTCGGTAATACCGTCTACACGCTTGTCCTTTACAAGTTCAGCAATCTTCTTGCAGAGCTCAGACTTGTTCACCATGTAGGGAATTTCAGACACGATGATGCGGGGCTTGCCGCGGCTATCCACATCGATTTCGGTACGTGCACGGAGGCGAACCTTGCCATGACCAGTGAGGTAGGCGTCACGGATGCCGGCGCGACCGCAAATAATACCGCCAGTGGGGAAATCCGGACCGCTGACGTAACCCAGCAATTCTTCGCCGGTAATGTCCGGATTCAAGGCCTGGGCGTGAATTGCATTGGAAATTTCACGAAGGTTATGGGGAGCCATGGAGGTTGCCATACCCACAGCAATACCGGTAGTACCGTTCACCAGCATGTTGGGAAGTGCAGAGGGCAAGACCTTCGGTTCTTCCAAGGATTCGTCGAAGTTGGGACCCATGTCCACGGTATCTTTTTCAAGATCTTCCAGCATCAGGGAGCCGCAGGCATTCATCTTGGCTTCGGTATAACGCATAGCAGCAGCGCCATCACCGTCGATAGAACCGAAGTTACCCTGACCGAAAACCAGAGGATAGCGGAGGGAGAAATCCTGAGCCATACGTACCAAGGTTTCGTATACAGCAGAGTCACCATGGGGGTGGTACTTACCGATGACGTCACCCACAATACGGGCAGACTTCACGGTGGGCTTGTTGGGAACCACGCCCAGCTTATGCATACTGTACATCACGCGACGATGCACCGGCTTAAAGCCGTCACGGGCGTCGGGCAGAGCACGGGCCACAATCACGCTCATGGAATAGCGCAGATAGCTTTCCTGCATGTCCTTTTCGATCAAGGACTTGAACTGTGTTCCTGGTACCAATTCTTCTGACATTACTTATCCTTCTTTGGGTCGGGGTTTAGCCCAGCCCATTTATCGTTTTATTTAATCTATCTAAACTTTCATAGTCGGTCTGGTCTATGCGGTGCGGGGTGATGGTGGCGTAACCCTGGTTCAACAGATAGTCATCACTATCCACAGGGGATTCGTTCCATAATTTGTCGCCATCAAGCAACCACAGCTTGTCGCCAGAGCCATCGTCGGCATCCACCAGGCTGTAGTGGTCCGTAAACATTTCGTGGGCCATCTTCGTGGACTTGTAGCCCTTGAAGTCTGCAGGTTTTACCTTGGGGAAGTTCACGTTCCAGAAGGTTCCGGGCGCGATACTTTCAAAAAGGCGTTCCTTGACCACGCGTACTGCAAATTCCACGGCAGTTTCCAGCAGGTCTCCCCCACAACCGCGGAGGGAAAGCGCAACGCCGGGAACACCCCACAGGGCGGCTTCGCGGGCACCGGCAACCGTACCGGAATACAAGGACGAGACGCCGGAATTTTCGCCAACGTTCACGCCGGAGAAACAGACGTCGAATTCACCTGCGGCAGAGCTTACTCCATTGCAGCCTTCGGGTTCCAAAGAAAGCCCGAATTTTGCGAAATGACCTAAGGCAAACTTGGCGCAATCTGCAGGTGTGCCAGACACGGAATAGAATTCATAAGGCCAGGCTTTTGTACCGTCGGCTGCCACGGGAGTGGTTTCATCCACGGGCACCTGTTTGACGCGCAAACCTCTGCGCACGGTAAAGGCCTGACTGACCCCGCTCTGCTCCGTTTCGGGGGCAAAAACGAACACATCAGCCACCTTGGACAAGGCAGCCGCAAGAGCGCGCAGATTGCCGCTCTTAAACCCATCGTCGTTTACGATGAGAACACGTGTTCTAGGGGTATTTTGCATGCTCTTACAAAGATAGAAAAAAGCGGTTCTGCCACTTCAAAAATTGGTAAAAAAACGCCCCTTTTGAGGGCGTTTTTTGGGTGGAAAACATCAACAAATTTCTATAAGCAGTGTTTCTGGATTTCTGCGATAGAAAGTCCAGTTCCCTTGGAAACCTGTTCCACAGAAAGGCCCATGGCAAGGAAGTTCTTGGCGGATTGCACAAGCTTTACAAAGCCCTTCGCAAGGCCGCGAGCTTCGCCAATTTCTTCACCTTCGGCACGGATTACATCGGCTA from Fibrobacter sp. encodes:
- a CDS encoding glycoside hydrolase family 11 protein yields the protein MSIKKVLTTAFAMAAISSSISWGQTVTCSNGTSQKMGSAGGYDYELWSQNGAGSATMKLNVSAENGGAFEVEWQGTINMLARTGKRWGSNSNVTVQNVGNITSEFDVEWSSTDNVKYVSVYGWGYYDQQDIPNGFSNEIEYYIVQDRGSYNPTSGGKKWGSAVIDGISYDFYTTDRIQQPSLSGTSTFKQYWSIPSNTSQHRTKGTISISKHFSEWAKAGMKMGKLYEVASMKIESYTGNTGTAKGYAKVKKNLLKIGGSADEFALNVTASPAAAGTVTKSPNSNYYAPKSTVQLTAKANDGWKFVGWEGGATGSTETISVTMDKEKSVVAKFELVGETTVNLLKDGDFSSSSVISTSNGASSWFLGQGTNWGGSAAKTSVAGGTATVDVTTIGKETYQPQLVQYNVALDKGMKYKLSFKASADVAREIEVSFQQSVDPWGAYATKVFDITTTEKEYAFIFAMEEDSDDAAQFAFNLGQATGAVKISDVKLVFTTAEPGSETDSQGGTEPGSSSSEGDVDVPEAILADMHMAISGKTYQVFDMQGKFMGRVDVASGSSISDALMAKFQKSGVYMLKSGNRIQKVSVTR
- the gyrA gene encoding DNA gyrase subunit A — its product is MSEELVPGTQFKSLIEKDMQESYLRYSMSVIVARALPDARDGFKPVHRRVMYSMHKLGVVPNKPTVKSARIVGDVIGKYHPHGDSAVYETLVRMAQDFSLRYPLVFGQGNFGSIDGDGAAAMRYTEAKMNACGSLMLEDLEKDTVDMGPNFDESLEEPKVLPSALPNMLVNGTTGIAVGMATSMAPHNLREISNAIHAQALNPDITGEELLGYVSGPDFPTGGIICGRAGIRDAYLTGHGKVRLRARTEIDVDSRGKPRIIVSEIPYMVNKSELCKKIAELVKDKRVDGITDIRDETNREGIRIVIELRKDAVAEVVLNNLFKNTQLQTTFSIYNLALVNNLPKVLTLKDLIQIYIDHRLDVITRSTQFDLNKAAARLHIIEGLRIATQNIDEVVQIIKSSKTTEAAKQALQERFSLDEIQSQAIVDMRLAQLTGLNLEKLEAEYNELLATVADLKDILEKRERRIAILLERLDAIVAKIGDERRTSIEDAVDDYDYEDLIAEEEQVITLSKEGYIKRLPIDTFKAQSRGGKGVVGTGLKDDDDVDQIFTASTHSYLLVFTNKGRAYWTKVYRLPEGNRSSKGRPIINFIGLTEGEKVQAIVPVRKFGGYFCLVFATKKGIVNKMDLTLFSRPRKAGVNAISLDEDDELVKVQLVGMSAEEFNASQAGDDNDETAEAQAAAEAQVANESEDADETAAQPIAKDLLMIATKMGQAVTFPISCMRSMGRGTHGVKGITLAEGDEVISLIWLKEGNKIVTITEKGFGKRSQPSSYRVTKRGSKGVRNLSADGMEKTGPAVFVESVADDYDLIITSKEGQVIRIEAETIRLTNRSAIGVKCIRLNDGDTVQDATALPSVEDIEQDSAEAKETFDHVEGVEVDDDSVVKDDKPEQQIGVPTDGSEE
- the surE gene encoding 5'/3'-nucleotidase SurE codes for the protein MQNTPRTRVLIVNDDGFKSGNLRALAAALSKVADVFVFAPETEQSGVSQAFTVRRGLRVKQVPVDETTPVAADGTKAWPYEFYSVSGTPADCAKFALGHFAKFGLSLEPEGCNGVSSAAGEFDVCFSGVNVGENSGVSSLYSGTVAGAREAALWGVPGVALSLRGCGGDLLETAVEFAVRVVKERLFESIAPGTFWNVNFPKVKPADFKGYKSTKMAHEMFTDHYSLVDADDGSGDKLWLLDGDKLWNESPVDSDDYLLNQGYATITPHRIDQTDYESLDRLNKTINGLG